One genomic segment of Catalinimonas alkaloidigena includes these proteins:
- a CDS encoding SDR family oxidoreductase, producing the protein MKIAVTSASGQLGTAIVKSLIDTIGQENVIAIARTPEHVKSLGVEVRAGDYTQREQFDTALQGVDTLLLVSGNDDPEKRKQQHANVIDAAKVTGLRKVVYTSIIGPLSESDFSPIVKSNRHTEEYLKGSGLAWSIGRNGVYLEPDLEYLDHYRKDGKITNCAADGRCAYTTRGELAYAYTRMLTEDQHNGQTYNLSGPAITQYELADLMNEVFDTDLQYEPMSVEAYRQQRIGELGEFMGTVIAGIYQGISNGDMDVPSDYRKATGREHISILEAMKRFQRQTSP; encoded by the coding sequence ATGAAAATCGCAGTAACATCCGCCAGCGGACAGTTAGGAACTGCCATAGTTAAGTCGCTTATTGATACCATAGGCCAAGAAAACGTCATCGCCATCGCCCGGACTCCGGAACATGTCAAATCCCTCGGTGTGGAAGTAAGAGCAGGAGACTATACGCAAAGAGAGCAATTTGATACGGCATTGCAGGGAGTAGATACCCTCTTGCTGGTTTCGGGGAATGACGATCCCGAGAAGCGCAAGCAGCAACACGCCAATGTGATTGACGCCGCCAAAGTTACAGGGCTACGCAAAGTGGTGTATACCAGTATCATCGGCCCATTGAGCGAATCTGACTTTTCGCCCATTGTGAAGAGCAATCGCCATACGGAAGAATATCTGAAAGGAAGTGGACTGGCATGGTCAATCGGACGCAACGGAGTGTATCTGGAGCCAGATCTGGAATACCTGGATCACTACCGAAAAGACGGTAAGATTACCAACTGTGCTGCCGACGGTCGTTGTGCCTACACGACTCGAGGTGAGCTGGCCTACGCTTACACCCGGATGCTTACCGAAGACCAGCACAACGGACAGACCTACAACCTGAGCGGCCCGGCCATCACGCAGTATGAACTAGCCGATTTGATGAACGAAGTCTTTGACACGGACCTGCAGTACGAACCCATGAGCGTTGAGGCGTATCGTCAGCAACGCATCGGTGAACTGGGTGAGTTTATGGGTACGGTCATCGCCGGTATCTATCAGGGTATCAGTAATGGCGATATGGACGTGCCTTCCGACTATCGGAAAGCTACGGGCCGGGAACATATCAGCATTTTGGAAGCAATGAAACGCTTTCAAAGACAAACCTCACCCTAA
- a CDS encoding serine hydrolase domain-containing protein: MKKHWISLLGMIFLVTLSCREADIGPSYNCTYASAASSTLHPKNAVFQSILDTYVKNGLPGISTLIKDEDGVWVGYAGKADIDKNIPFTPCHASKAASITKFMVGTLTFMLQEQGLIDINDPIAKHIDADIISKVKNADQVTIKNCLQHTTGIYDIITDAEFYLAVLNNPNKQWRADELLELVYDKDPYFAPNEGVEYSNTNTIFVGMCLDKVLGYSHAKALREMIWDPLAMYDTYYQSRDLLPSTVAQGYYDLYNNNTIVNVSNLVTGSGNGYGGVFSTVYDLQKFMNAYYFDKTLVNEESMGMMMTFVSEGDMNNLGVGIMQKFKNFSPHLGLGHSGRDLGYSADLFVFPTRNDRQMIFFVNYGTDGDSALREVFREFEKTLVLEVTE; the protein is encoded by the coding sequence ATGAAAAAGCACTGGATTTCTTTATTGGGAATGATTTTTCTGGTTACTCTTTCTTGCCGGGAAGCTGATATCGGACCTTCCTATAATTGTACCTATGCTTCAGCCGCTTCCAGTACTCTGCATCCCAAAAATGCAGTGTTTCAATCAATACTGGATACCTACGTGAAAAATGGCTTGCCCGGAATTTCTACGCTGATAAAAGACGAAGATGGCGTGTGGGTTGGCTATGCTGGCAAAGCAGATATTGATAAAAATATCCCGTTTACTCCATGCCATGCTTCCAAGGCTGCCAGTATCACCAAGTTTATGGTGGGTACCCTTACTTTTATGCTACAAGAGCAGGGCTTGATTGATATCAATGACCCCATTGCGAAACATATAGATGCCGATATTATCTCGAAAGTGAAGAATGCCGACCAGGTGACGATCAAAAACTGTTTACAGCATACCACAGGCATTTATGATATTATTACGGATGCTGAGTTTTATCTGGCTGTGCTAAACAATCCGAATAAACAATGGAGGGCGGATGAGTTACTGGAACTAGTCTATGACAAAGACCCTTACTTTGCTCCTAACGAAGGAGTGGAATACAGTAATACCAACACCATATTCGTAGGTATGTGTCTTGATAAGGTATTGGGATACTCACACGCGAAAGCCCTGCGCGAAATGATTTGGGATCCACTGGCTATGTATGATACCTACTATCAATCGCGCGATCTATTACCATCTACGGTAGCACAGGGCTATTACGATCTTTACAACAATAATACGATTGTCAATGTATCCAACCTCGTCACCGGCAGTGGGAATGGTTACGGTGGGGTGTTTAGTACCGTTTACGATCTTCAAAAATTTATGAATGCCTATTATTTTGATAAAACTTTGGTAAATGAGGAAAGTATGGGCATGATGATGACTTTCGTTTCCGAAGGTGATATGAATAATCTGGGAGTAGGCATCATGCAAAAATTCAAAAACTTCTCCCCGCATTTAGGCTTAGGCCACTCAGGTCGTGACCTGGGATATAGTGCTGACTTGTTTGTATTTCCAACACGTAATGACCGTCAGATGATCTTCTTTGTGAATTATGGCACCGATGGAGATTCTGCCTTAAGGGAAGTGTTTAGGGAATTTGAGAAAACATTGGTCTTAGAAGTTACGGAATAG
- a CDS encoding SpaA isopeptide-forming pilin-related protein has product MKNVWRIISTVSLGLLVNLVFIQCEEDISNNGAILLVQVVGGFTWEPVAGAEVTVYRNVEDWAREMNEVKKVQTDINGEILLEKLTTGEYFFNVVSGSMNNWHFSEGMSVAEGTVSYYPVYITENINSIISSVEGKKWSITGVANELGEDISHEPAYACMLDNVVTFRKSGYYSMEEGSMKCDPTGVDHLEGEWVSSGDTTAFWVLFEEDIIGFLINNFTENSFSATLYAESGGITYHYKLIQ; this is encoded by the coding sequence ATGAAAAATGTATGGCGAATTATCAGTACAGTATCGCTAGGGCTGCTGGTTAATCTGGTCTTTATTCAGTGTGAAGAAGATATCTCCAACAATGGTGCAATCCTCCTTGTACAGGTGGTAGGTGGATTTACCTGGGAGCCTGTAGCCGGGGCTGAAGTAACAGTTTATCGTAATGTGGAAGATTGGGCTAGGGAAATGAATGAAGTAAAAAAGGTTCAAACCGATATTAATGGAGAAATACTACTTGAAAAACTAACTACAGGTGAGTATTTCTTCAATGTAGTGAGTGGTTCTATGAATAATTGGCATTTCTCCGAGGGTATGTCTGTAGCAGAAGGTACTGTCAGCTATTATCCTGTCTATATCACAGAAAATATAAACAGTATTATTTCCAGTGTTGAAGGAAAAAAATGGAGCATTACAGGGGTAGCTAACGAGCTGGGCGAAGATATTTCCCACGAGCCTGCATATGCATGCATGCTGGATAATGTGGTGACTTTCAGAAAATCCGGTTACTACTCCATGGAAGAAGGGAGTATGAAATGCGACCCAACAGGCGTTGACCACTTGGAAGGCGAATGGGTGAGTAGTGGTGACACCACTGCTTTTTGGGTTCTTTTTGAAGAAGATATCATCGGTTTTCTTATAAACAACTTTACCGAGAACAGTTTCTCAGCCACCTTATACGCAGAGTCAGGGGGCATTACCTATCATTACAAATTAATCCAATAA